The following nucleotide sequence is from Bradyrhizobium roseum.
GGCCCGGACGGACAAACCCAGTCGATCTGCCATGTCGATCACGCGATCAAGGCAAGGCAGGCCTTCGAACAATTTGCACAGTCGCCCGGGCCGATCGTGGTCGGCGCGGTCCAGGGCGCTTCATGCTTCGGCCCGGCCTACGAATTCGCCTTTATCCTGGATACCGAACTGCGAAAGCGCGGGCTGCGCGACCGCGTGCCGATGACCTTCGTCACCTCCGAACCCTATGTCGGTCATCTCGGCCTCGACGGCGTCGGCGATACCAAGGGTCTGCTCGAGAGCGAAATGCGTGACCGCCACATCAAGTGGATCACCAACGCGCGCGTCACCTCGGTCGCCCCCGGCAAGATGTCGGTCGAGGAAGTCCCGGAGGGCGGCGGTGCGGCCAAGAGCCACGAACTTGCCTTCGGCTATTCGATGATGCTGCCGGCGTTCCGCGGCGTGGCCGCCGTGCGCGGCATCGAGGGCCTGACCAACCCGCGCGGTTTCATCATCATCGACAAGCAGCAGCGCAATCCGGCATTCCCGAACATCTTCGGCGTCGGCGTCGGCGTGGCGATCGCGCCGGTTGCGGCCACGCCGGTCCCGACCGGCGTGCCAAAGACCGGATTCATGATCGAGTCGATGGTGACGGCGACCGCGATCAACATCGCCGACCTGCTGCAGGGCGCCGAGCCGAAGGCCGAGGCAACCTGGAACGCGGTCTGCCTCGCCGACTTCGGCGATGGCGGCGTCGCCTTCATTGCGCAGCCGGAAATGCCGCCGCGAAACGTCAACTGGTCCTCGAAGGGCCGCTGGGTCCACTACGCGAAGGTGGCGTTCGAGAAGTTTTTCCTGCGCAAGATCAGGCTCGGGAACAGCGAGCCATTCTACGAGCGGTTCGTGCTCGAACAGCTCGGA
It contains:
- a CDS encoding NAD(P)/FAD-dependent oxidoreductase, whose product is MAELVVLGAGLSGTLMAYELVPKLRKGQDRITVIGQGSRYHFVPSNPWVAIGWREKQDIEVDLEDVMRRKGIRYFAEGARRVYPNENRVELEDGSSVAYDYLVVATGPDLAFDEIEGLGPDGQTQSICHVDHAIKARQAFEQFAQSPGPIVVGAVQGASCFGPAYEFAFILDTELRKRGLRDRVPMTFVTSEPYVGHLGLDGVGDTKGLLESEMRDRHIKWITNARVTSVAPGKMSVEEVPEGGGAAKSHELAFGYSMMLPAFRGVAAVRGIEGLTNPRGFIIIDKQQRNPAFPNIFGVGVGVAIAPVAATPVPTGVPKTGFMIESMVTATAINIADLLQGAEPKAEATWNAVCLADFGDGGVAFIAQPEMPPRNVNWSSKGRWVHYAKVAFEKFFLRKIRLGNSEPFYERFVLEQLGIRKIKAG